The following proteins come from a genomic window of Thiothrix unzii:
- the nuoG gene encoding NADH-quinone oxidoreductase subunit NuoG, with amino-acid sequence MAEEFVTIEINDQPVQARKGAMLIEVADNNGISIPRFCYHKKLSIAANCRMCLVEMEKSWKPVPACATPVNAGMKFWTRSDKAKNAQKGIMEFLLINHPLDCPICDQGGECELQDVSVGYGSNKSQYAEIKRVVQDKDIGPLIETEMTRCIQCTRCVRFGDEIAGMREMGGVGRGDRLEIGTYIEKSLKSELSGNVIDLCPVGALTAKPSRYKARAWEMVAHDAIAPHDSVGSHLQVHTFRKEVVRSVPRENDVINECWISDRDRFSYQGIASADRITKPMLKRDGHWYEVSWQQALDATAEILRAADPARTGALASATSTVEELYLFQRLMRGLNIRNIDHRVRQTDFSDQSAAPLCPSLGMPIAQLEQQNAVFLIGSNVRQEQPLLNHRIRKAALKGAAVMALNPRAFDFNFDVAQQAVAPADMLQALQAIANDPDNAVMATLKKAEYATVLLGNVAVQHPDFAALRGLAYTIAEQTGATFGYLAESANSVGAWVAGVVPHRLSAGRELKQAGVPVGEFLSENTRTFVLLNTELADFANPQQAMKALSAAANVIVIAPFADDTTRKYATVLLPSSTFAETSGTFINAAGQWQSFKGATVSPGDARPTWKVLRVLGNTAGVPEFDWVATEEIVAELHLELDGVEVCNNRYAGTVGRDAKSCVSTTADGGFQRIGDVEMYSVDPLVRRAKALQAMIPPAAVQLNPQDAANMGIAAGDTLKVSQGAVTITLPAQLDAGIPAGCAGLQSGIEISNVLGAAFGTLQIAKAG; translated from the coding sequence ATGGCAGAAGAATTCGTCACCATCGAAATTAACGACCAGCCGGTTCAGGCTCGCAAAGGTGCGATGCTGATTGAAGTGGCTGATAATAATGGCATTAGCATTCCGCGTTTTTGCTACCACAAAAAGCTTTCCATTGCCGCCAACTGCCGCATGTGTTTGGTGGAAATGGAAAAATCGTGGAAACCGGTTCCCGCTTGCGCCACGCCAGTGAATGCAGGCATGAAATTCTGGACGCGCTCCGACAAAGCCAAGAACGCGCAGAAAGGCATTATGGAATTTCTGCTGATCAACCATCCGCTGGATTGCCCGATTTGCGACCAAGGTGGCGAATGCGAATTGCAGGATGTCTCAGTCGGCTACGGTAGCAATAAATCGCAATACGCCGAAATCAAGCGCGTGGTGCAAGACAAAGACATTGGCCCTTTGATCGAAACCGAAATGACCCGCTGCATCCAATGCACCCGCTGTGTGCGTTTCGGTGATGAAATCGCCGGGATGCGCGAAATGGGCGGGGTAGGGCGCGGTGATCGGCTCGAAATCGGCACGTATATTGAGAAATCGCTCAAATCGGAACTCTCCGGCAATGTGATTGACCTTTGCCCCGTGGGTGCGTTGACCGCGAAACCGTCACGCTACAAAGCACGGGCGTGGGAAATGGTGGCGCATGATGCGATTGCCCCGCACGATTCGGTGGGTTCACACCTTCAGGTGCACACTTTCCGCAAAGAAGTGGTGCGTTCAGTACCGCGTGAAAATGACGTGATAAACGAGTGCTGGATTTCTGACCGTGACCGTTTCAGCTACCAAGGTATTGCCAGTGCTGATCGTATTACAAAGCCTATGCTCAAGCGTGATGGGCATTGGTATGAAGTGAGCTGGCAACAGGCGTTAGATGCGACCGCAGAAATTTTGCGGGCGGCTGACCCAGCGCGTACCGGTGCATTGGCAAGCGCGACTTCCACTGTGGAAGAGTTGTATTTGTTCCAGCGTTTAATGCGCGGTCTGAACATCCGCAATATTGACCACCGTGTACGCCAGACCGATTTCAGTGACCAAAGTGCTGCACCGCTTTGCCCGTCATTGGGAATGCCCATTGCGCAATTGGAACAGCAAAATGCGGTATTCCTGATCGGCTCTAATGTGCGCCAAGAGCAGCCGTTGCTGAATCACCGCATCCGTAAAGCCGCGTTGAAAGGCGCAGCGGTGATGGCATTGAATCCGCGTGCATTCGATTTTAACTTTGATGTAGCCCAGCAAGCGGTTGCTCCGGCAGATATGCTGCAAGCTTTACAAGCGATTGCGAATGACCCTGATAATGCGGTGATGGCAACGCTTAAAAAGGCGGAATACGCGACGGTATTGCTGGGCAATGTCGCCGTTCAGCATCCTGATTTTGCAGCGTTACGCGGTTTGGCTTACACGATTGCTGAACAAACGGGCGCAACCTTTGGCTATTTGGCGGAAAGTGCTAACAGCGTAGGTGCGTGGGTAGCAGGTGTTGTGCCGCACCGTTTATCGGCGGGGCGTGAACTCAAACAAGCGGGCGTGCCGGTTGGCGAGTTCCTCAGTGAAAATACCCGCACGTTTGTCTTGCTGAATACCGAGTTGGCAGATTTCGCGAATCCGCAACAAGCAATGAAAGCGTTAAGTGCAGCGGCAAACGTGATTGTGATTGCGCCGTTTGCGGATGATACCACGCGCAAATACGCGACGGTGTTATTGCCTAGTTCGACGTTTGCCGAAACTTCCGGCACGTTTATTAATGCAGCGGGGCAGTGGCAAAGCTTTAAGGGCGCGACTGTGTCACCGGGTGACGCGCGACCTACTTGGAAAGTGCTGCGGGTGTTGGGTAATACGGCGGGTGTGCCTGAATTTGACTGGGTTGCCACCGAAGAAATTGTTGCCGAGTTGCACCTTGAACTCGACGGTGTAGAGGTTTGTAACAACCGTTATGCTGGCACTGTGGGTAGAGACGCAAAATCTTGCGTCTCTACGACGGCAGATGGCGGATTTCAGCGTATTGGCGACGTAGAAATGTACAGCGTTGATCCGCTAGTACGCCGTGCGAAAGCCTTACAAGCCATGATTCCTCCGGCAGCGGTGCAGTTGAATCCGCAAGATGCGGCGAATATGGGTATCGCGGCTGGCGATACGCTTAAAGTGTCGCAGGGGGCGGTGACGATCACGTTGCCAGCACAACTGGACGCGGGTATTCCAGCAGGTTGCGCCGGTTTGCAGTCGGGCATTGAAATATCCAACGTGTTGGGCGCGGCTTTCGGTACGCTCCAAATAGCAAAGGCAGGTTAG
- the nuoH gene encoding NADH-quinone oxidoreductase subunit NuoH, whose translation MMEILANFFGAFLPEWMVTLLIILIKVVAIVLPLILLVAYATYAERKIIGFMQVRVGPNRVGFKGLLQPFADMFKLIFKEIVIPEKSNRFLFLIAPLLAMGPAFAAWAVIPFSDGMVLADVNAGLLFLLALTSLGIYGVIIAGWASNSKYAQLSAMRLGAQMVSYEIAMGFALVGVLMASGSLNLGDIVRAQSGSIFSWFVWPLFGLFLVYFISGVAETNRAPFDVAEGESEIVAGFHVEYSGMAFSIFFLAEYANMWLIAALTSLMFLGGWLSPFQGLTFLTDMPVLGWVFGDGIHWLLLKASFFMLLFFWFRATFPRYRYDQIMRLGWKILIPITLVWIFAEGLAIALGWKPWL comes from the coding sequence ATGATGGAAATACTCGCAAATTTCTTCGGTGCCTTCCTCCCTGAGTGGATGGTGACGCTGCTAATCATTTTGATCAAAGTGGTGGCAATTGTGTTGCCGCTGATTTTGTTGGTGGCTTACGCGACTTACGCAGAACGCAAAATCATCGGTTTTATGCAGGTGCGCGTGGGGCCGAACCGGGTTGGGTTCAAAGGCTTGTTGCAGCCGTTTGCGGATATGTTCAAGCTGATTTTTAAGGAAATTGTTATTCCTGAGAAGTCTAACCGTTTCCTGTTTTTGATCGCACCCTTGTTGGCAATGGGGCCTGCGTTTGCGGCTTGGGCGGTGATTCCGTTCAGTGACGGCATGGTGTTGGCGGATGTGAATGCGGGGTTGTTGTTCCTGTTGGCACTGACTTCCTTGGGGATTTACGGGGTCATTATTGCGGGTTGGGCATCGAATTCTAAGTATGCGCAACTGAGTGCAATGCGTCTTGGGGCGCAAATGGTGTCGTATGAAATTGCAATGGGGTTTGCGCTGGTCGGGGTGCTGATGGCATCTGGCAGCCTGAACCTCGGCGACATTGTGCGGGCGCAATCCGGTAGCATTTTTAGCTGGTTTGTGTGGCCTTTGTTTGGTTTGTTCTTGGTGTATTTTATTTCGGGTGTGGCAGAAACCAACCGTGCGCCGTTCGACGTGGCGGAAGGTGAGTCTGAGATTGTGGCGGGTTTCCATGTGGAATATTCCGGTATGGCGTTCTCGATTTTCTTCCTCGCGGAATACGCCAATATGTGGCTAATTGCCGCACTGACTTCGTTGATGTTCTTGGGTGGGTGGTTGTCACCGTTCCAAGGGCTGACTTTCTTGACGGATATGCCGGTATTGGGCTGGGTGTTTGGTGATGGTATCCATTGGTTACTGTTGAAAGCCTCGTTCTTTATGCTGCTGTTCTTTTGGTTTCGCGCCACGTTCCCGCGTTACCGTTATGACCAAATCATGCGCTTGGGGTGGAAAATTCTGATCCCGATAACCTTGGTGTGGATTTTTGCGGAAGGGCTGGCGATCGCGCTGGGCTGGAAACCGTGGCTGTAA
- the nuoI gene encoding NADH-quinone oxidoreductase subunit NuoI, with protein sequence MSFNWKHYFKTFSLKELMQGMGVTGKYFFERKITIQYPEEKTPISNRFRGHHALRRYPNGEERCIACKLCEAVCPALAITIDLEERPDGTRRTTRYDIDMFKCIYCGFCEEACPVDAIVETNIFEYHFENRGENIQTKDKLLAIGDKHEAEIAKMKAADAPYR encoded by the coding sequence ATGAGTTTCAACTGGAAACATTATTTCAAGACGTTCAGCCTGAAAGAATTGATGCAGGGCATGGGCGTGACGGGGAAGTATTTCTTCGAGCGTAAGATCACGATTCAGTACCCGGAAGAGAAAACGCCGATTTCCAACCGTTTTCGCGGGCATCACGCATTGCGGCGTTACCCGAACGGTGAGGAGCGTTGCATTGCCTGCAAATTGTGCGAAGCGGTTTGCCCAGCATTGGCAATCACGATTGATTTGGAAGAACGCCCGGATGGTACTCGCCGTACCACGCGCTATGACATAGATATGTTTAAGTGCATTTACTGCGGTTTCTGCGAGGAAGCCTGCCCGGTGGATGCAATTGTGGAAACCAATATTTTCGAGTATCACTTTGAAAATCGTGGTGAAAATATTCAAACCAAAGACAAATTGCTGGCAATCGGTGACAAGCACGAAGCTGAGATTGCCAAGATGAAAGCCGCTGATGCGCCGTACCGTTAA